The Azospirillum brasilense sequence CCTGTCCCACGGTCTTCGCCGGCTGGCGACACCCGCGGCCCTGCTCACCGGGTCGCTTCTTCTCTCGCAACACATCGTGCGCGACAGCACCATGATCGCCGGCCTGCCGGACCCGGTGGGACCGACGGGATGGCCCCGGCTGATGCTGGGCGCGGTCGGGCTGTGCGCCCTGATCTGGATCGCCAAGGAACTCCTGGCGCTGCGGCGCGCGGTCCACCAGCAGAAACCGGTCGACGAGGAATACGAAGGCTACGCCAATGGCCGGGCCATGATCGGGCTGGGGCTGGTCGTCCTCTACGGCCTCGCCCTGCCGCAGCTCGGCTTTCCGGTCGCCACCCTCGCCTTCGTCGCTTTGTGGTGCGTCATCGGCGGCATCCGGCGCCCGCTGACGCTGGCTCTGGTCACCGGCATCGGCTGCGTGGTGCTGCTCTACGTCTTCGTCCTCCTCGCCCAGATGCCGCTGAACCGCGGCCATGGCGTCTTCGACGACTTCACCGTCGCGCTTTACCGCCTGCTCGGCATCTACTGAGCCGGCCACCGGAAGGATCGTCCCATGGATATCCTCGCCAATCTGGCCGGTGGCTTCGCCGGCGCCCTCGACCCGTACAATTTCGTCCTCCTCGTCTCGGGCCTGATGCTCGGGGTGGTGGCCGGCGCGCTGCCGGGCATCTCCTTCGTCAACGCCATGGCCATCGCCCTGCCCTTCACCTACCTGCTGCCGCCGGTCACGGCGATGTCCTTCCTCGGCGGCATCTATGTGGGTGGCGTGTTCGGCGGCTCGATCTCCTCGATCCTCATCAACATCCCCGGCACGCCGGCCTCGCTGCCAAGCTGTTGGGACGGCTACCCGATGACGCGCAAGGGCCTGTCCTCGCGGGCGTTGAGCATCGCCATCACCGCGTCCGCCTTCGGCGGGCTGGCCAGCGCGTTGCTGCTGACTTTCGGCGCCCCGCCCTTCGCCAGCTTCGCGTTGAAGTTCGACCAGCCGGAATTCTTCGCCGCCACCATCCTGGGCCTCGTCAGCGTCATCGCCATCGCCAAGGACGCGCCGCTGATGAGCGCGATCTCGATGTTCCTCGGCCTGCTGATCGGGACGGTCGGCGTCGATCCGATGTACGGCATGCCCCGCCTGACGTTGGGCGTCCCCGACCTGGAGAGCGGCATCAACTTCACCGTCGTGATGATCGGCCTGTTCGCCATCGGCGAGGTCGTGGACCTCATCTGCAAGCGGGCCGGCGGCGGCCGCTCCATCACCACGAAGCCCGGCAAGCAGGTCGGCCTGTCGGACCTGTGGCGGATCAAGTCCTCGATCCTGCGCGGCACCGGCCTCGGCTGCACCATCGGCGTCATTCCCGGCGCCGGGGCCACGGTGGGGGCGGTCATCGCCTACAGCGTGGAAAAGCAGGCGTCGGGTAAGGGTGACCGCTTCGGCACCGGCGTCGAGGAGGGGCTGGCGGCCCCGGAGGCGGCCAAGAACGCCACCACCGGCACCGCCATGATCCCGCTGCTGACGCTGGGCATCCCCGGCAGCGCCGCCACGGCGATCATGCTGGCCGCCATGTTGATCCACGGGCTGAACCCCGGCCCGCTCCTCTTCACCTCGAACGCCACGCTGGTCTACACGATCTTCGCCAGCATGCTGATCGCCAACCTGCTGATGATCGTCGCGGCGATGGGCGTGGCACGGGTCTTCTCGACGCTGATGCGCGTGCCGCCGGCCATTCTCGGCGCCTTCATCATCGTGCTGAGCGTCGTCGGCGCCTACGGCGTGCGCAACAACCTGTTCGACGTCTATGTCTGCCTCGCCTTCGGCATCGCCGGCTACGTCATGAAGCGCACCGGCTTCCCGCCGGCCCCGCTGGTGGTCGGCGTGATCCTGGGGCCGCTGTGCGAGCGCTACTTCCTCACCTCGCTCGCCAACTACGACGGCAACATGACGGTCTTCTTCACCCGTCCGATCAGCGGAACGATCCTGGCTCTGGCCATCGCCTTCCTCGTCTGGTCGATGTGGCCGTCGGGCAGGCCGCTGCTCCGCCGCCCGCCCAAGGACCAGCCTCACAAGGAGCCGCCGCAACGGGTGCTCAAAGCCTGACCGTCCGAACAAACGAACGAACCTTCAGGGAGAGAGACAAGCAACCATGGACAACATCATGCTCGACCGAACGCCGGCCAGCGCCGACCAGGAGGCCGTCGCCGCCCTCGTCGCCCACGCCCGCGCCGCCCAGCGCGCCTTCGCCGACGCGACGCAGGAGCGGGTGGACGACGCCGTCGCCGCGCTCGCCTGGGCCATCTACGAACCGGGCCGCGCCCGCGCCCTGGCGGAGCTGGCGGTGGCCGACACCGGCCTCGGCAACGTCGCGGACAAGGTCATCAAGAACCAGCGCAAGACCTTCGGGACGCTGCGCGACCTGATGCGGGTGCGCACCGTCGGCGTGATCGAGGAGGACACCGCCAAGGGCATCGTCAAAATCGCCAAGCCGCTGGGCGTCGTCGGCGCCGTCACCCCCTCCACCAACCCGGCGGCCACGCCGGTCAACAAGGCGATGATGGCCGTTAAGGGCCGCAACGCCATCATCATCGCCCCCTCCCCCATGGGCTCCGCCGCCACCGGCCGCACGGTCGAGCTGATGCGGGCCGAGCTGGCGCGCATCGGCGCGCCGGAGGATCTCGTGCAGATGATCCCCACCCCGATCACCAAGGGCCTGACCCAGGCGCTGATGGAGGCGGTCGACCTTGTCGTCGTCACCGGCTCCCAGGACAACGTACGCCGCGCCTATTCCAGCGGCACCCCGGCCATCGGCGTCGGGGCCGGCAACGTTCCGGTCATCGTGGACGAGAGCGCCGATCTGGCCGAGGCGGCGCGCAAGATCGCCGCGTCGAAGACCTTCGACAACGCCACCTCCTGCTCGTCGGAGAACGCGCTCGTCGTCCTCGATTCCGTCTACGACGCGACCATCGCGGCGCTGGAAGAGGCCGGCGCCTATCTCTGCACGGCGGAGGAGCGGGAGCGCGTGCAATCCCGCCTGTGGGAGAACGGCAAGCTGAACCGCAAGCTGATCGCCAAGGACGCCGCCGTCCTGGCCGAGGCGTTCGAGCTGGCGCCCAAGGCGCGCGAGGCCCGCTTCTTCCTGGTGGAGGAATCCGGCGTCGGCAAGGCGCACCCCTTCTCCGGCGAGAAGCTGTC is a genomic window containing:
- a CDS encoding tripartite tricarboxylate transporter TctB family protein; the encoded protein is MTPLSHGLRRLATPAALLTGSLLLSQHIVRDSTMIAGLPDPVGPTGWPRLMLGAVGLCALIWIAKELLALRRAVHQQKPVDEEYEGYANGRAMIGLGLVVLYGLALPQLGFPVATLAFVALWCVIGGIRRPLTLALVTGIGCVVLLYVFVLLAQMPLNRGHGVFDDFTVALYRLLGIY
- a CDS encoding tripartite tricarboxylate transporter permease, producing the protein MDILANLAGGFAGALDPYNFVLLVSGLMLGVVAGALPGISFVNAMAIALPFTYLLPPVTAMSFLGGIYVGGVFGGSISSILINIPGTPASLPSCWDGYPMTRKGLSSRALSIAITASAFGGLASALLLTFGAPPFASFALKFDQPEFFAATILGLVSVIAIAKDAPLMSAISMFLGLLIGTVGVDPMYGMPRLTLGVPDLESGINFTVVMIGLFAIGEVVDLICKRAGGGRSITTKPGKQVGLSDLWRIKSSILRGTGLGCTIGVIPGAGATVGAVIAYSVEKQASGKGDRFGTGVEEGLAAPEAAKNATTGTAMIPLLTLGIPGSAATAIMLAAMLIHGLNPGPLLFTSNATLVYTIFASMLIANLLMIVAAMGVARVFSTLMRVPPAILGAFIIVLSVVGAYGVRNNLFDVYVCLAFGIAGYVMKRTGFPPAPLVVGVILGPLCERYFLTSLANYDGNMTVFFTRPISGTILALAIAFLVWSMWPSGRPLLRRPPKDQPHKEPPQRVLKA
- the sauS gene encoding acylating sulfoacetaldehyde dehydrogenase — its product is MDNIMLDRTPASADQEAVAALVAHARAAQRAFADATQERVDDAVAALAWAIYEPGRARALAELAVADTGLGNVADKVIKNQRKTFGTLRDLMRVRTVGVIEEDTAKGIVKIAKPLGVVGAVTPSTNPAATPVNKAMMAVKGRNAIIIAPSPMGSAATGRTVELMRAELARIGAPEDLVQMIPTPITKGLTQALMEAVDLVVVTGSQDNVRRAYSSGTPAIGVGAGNVPVIVDESADLAEAARKIAASKTFDNATSCSSENALVVLDSVYDATIAALEEAGAYLCTAEERERVQSRLWENGKLNRKLIAKDAAVLAEAFELAPKAREARFFLVEESGVGKAHPFSGEKLSLVLAVYRVPDFDAAVDQVRKILDHQGRGHSCGIHTKDEAHAKRLADELDVVRVLVNFAHTFGNGGGFDSGLNFTLSMGCGSWQKNSISENLSWKHFVNITHLVRPIPEDKPSEEALFGPFWSRHGR